From Syngnathus typhle isolate RoL2023-S1 ecotype Sweden linkage group LG13, RoL_Styp_1.0, whole genome shotgun sequence, a single genomic window includes:
- the LOC133165699 gene encoding leucine-rich repeat-containing protein 24-like, with protein sequence MVVLRLSTHILMILASVSQPSLGCPSGCRCYSLTVECGSFGIKEIPQGIPSFTETLFLQDNAIVHIRLQDLTRLGRLHYLYLQNNSISALEPGAFLSQGQLLELALNGNLIHLITPEMFQGLEHVRILYLADNQITRVQDNTFRGLLRLQELHLQKNSIELLADKALSGLSSLALLDLSQNHLHTLGASTLQPLVSLQVLRVTENPWRCDCALGWLRTWISEDGQRLLSTAEQRRLMCSEPPRLSHLSLGEVAPNSLVCIPPVVQLEPSHLTVRLGESLRVSCQASGYPQPQVTWKKSYNGKAQLSPRGLVQELGPNGELFRPGVGGVVTALPSSGGMKTGGLKGLVRGTEEGGERDSFDPDMGSGMLFLSNVTVAHAGRYECEAWNPGGVARVTFHLAVNMSSSSYPSQFWPQLNTHASVSSSSNSFYQPKVVDVSQEPLYEQDSMDFSALGPATQTAIAIGISLLALTAILLLVMIYTRHQQYHKEEVGSYCTSKEESIIYVNDYSDGPTTFAQLEEYSDDHGHEMYVLNRAKPVGSASVRCPMMGEYVQQKSMKEALLDHQVIQTLSRSGGMEVRRNPGDGGEGPLSTDQEEVFLSQSLLFGSQLAYEIHC encoded by the exons ATGGTCGTCTTGCGGCTGTCCACACACATCCTGATGATCCTGGCTTCAGTTTCACAACCTTCTCTGGGATGTCCCTCCGGTTGCCGCTGCTACAGCCTGACGGTGGAGTGTGGCTCTTTTGGAATCAAAGAAATCCCACAGGGCATCCCCTCTTTCACTGAG ACATTGTTCCTCCAGGACAATGCTATTGTGCATATTCGTCTTCAGGATCTGACCCGACTGGGCAGGCTCCATTACCTGTACCTCCAAAATAACAGCATTTCAGCTCTGGAGCCGGGAGCATTTCTCAGTCAGGGTCAGTTACTCGAGCTCGCTCTCAATGGAAACCTCATCCATCTCATCACCCCAGAGATGTTCCAAGGTCTGGAGCATGTTCGGATCCTCTACCTTGCAGACAACCAGATTACTCGAGTCCAGGACAACACCTTCAGGGGTTTGCTG CGCCTCCAGGAACTCCACTTGCAGAAAAACAGCATAGAGCTACTGGCAGACAAAGCTCTGTCTGGGTTGTCGTCTCTGGCTCTACTGGATCTCAGCCAAAATCACCTCCATACCTTGGGAGCCTCAACACTCCAGCCACTTGTCAGCCTGCAAGTGCTCCGAGTCACAG AAAACCCATGGCGCTGTGATTGTGCTCTCGGTTGGCTAAGGACATGGATCAGTGAGGACGGACAGCGGCTGTTAAGCACAGCCGAGCAGCGTCGATTAATGTGCTCGGAGCCACCTCGCCTTTCCCACCTCAGCCTGGGGGAGGTAGCTCCAAACAGCCTGGTATGCATTCCCCCTGTCGTACAACTTGAACCGAGTCATCTAACTGTAAGACTCGGGGAGAGCCTCAGAGTCTCATGTCAAGCTTCAGGATATCCCCAGCCTCAGGTAACTTGGAAGAAATCTTACAACGGCAAGGCCCAGTTGTCCCCGCGAGGCTTGGTTCAAGAGCTGGGGCCCAATGGTGAACTATTCCGACCTGGCGTTGGAGGAGTGGTGACGGCGCTGCCCAGCAGCGGGGGGATGAAGACTGGAGGACTCAAAGGGCTTGTGCGTGGGACCGAGGAGGGCGGTGAGAGGGACAGCTTCGACCCAGATATGGGCAGCGGCATGCTCTTCCTCAGCAATGTGACCGTAGCACATGCTGGTCGCTATGAGTGCGAGGCATGGAATCCTGGTGGTGTGGCAAGGGTTACATTTCACTTAGCGGTCAATATGTCTTCATCTTCATATCCGTCCCAATTCTGGCCTCAACTGAACACGCACGCATCGGTTTCATCCTCATCAAATTCCTTCTACCAACCAAAGGTTGTGGATGTTAGCCAGGAGCCACTTTATGAGCAAGACAGCATGGACTTTAGTGCTCTTGGCCCGGCCACACAGACCGCCATCGCTATTGGGATCTCCTTACTCGCACTTACTGCTATTCTTCTCTTGGTTATGATCTATACCCGTCATCAGCAATACCATAAAGAAGAAGTGGGATCCTACTGTACCAGCAAGGAAGAGAGCATTATCTATGTAAATGATTACTCTGATGGACCAACCACTTTTGCACAGCTGGAAGAGTACAGTGATGACCATGGCCATGAGATGTACGTGCTGAACCGTGCAAAGCCAGTTGGGTCCGCCTCGGTGAGGTGTCCCATGATGGGAGAGTATGTCCAACAAAAGAGCATGAAAGAAGCTCTGCTGGATCATCAAGTGATTCAGACCCTGTCCAGATCAGGAGGAATGGAGGTTAGGAGGAATCCAGGCGATGGCGGCGAGGGGCCATTAAGCACGGATCAAGAGGAGGTCTTCCTCAGTCAGAGTCTTCTTTTTGGATCACAGCTTGCTTATGAAATCCACTGTTAA